The proteins below are encoded in one region of Pan paniscus chromosome 4, NHGRI_mPanPan1-v2.0_pri, whole genome shotgun sequence:
- the EGR1 gene encoding early growth response protein 1 — protein sequence MAAAKAEMQLMSPLQISDPFGSFPHSPTMDNYPKLEEMMLLSNGAPQFLGAAGAPEGSGSNSSSSSSGGGGGGGGGSNSSSSSSSTFNPQADTGEQPYEHLTAESFPDISLNNEKVLVETSYPSQTTRLPPITYTGRFSLEPAPNSGNTLWPEPLFSLVSGLVSMTNPPASSSSAPSPAASSSSASQSPPLSCAVPSNDSSPIYSAAPTFPTPNTDIFPEPQSQAFPGSAGTALQYPPPAYPAAKGGFQVPMIPDYLFPQQQGDLGLGTPDQKPFQGLESRTQQPSLTPLSTIKAFATQSGSQDLKALNTSYQSQLIKPSRMRKYPNRPSKTPPHERPYACPVESCDRRFSRSDELTRHIRIHTGQKPFQCRICMRNFSRSDHLTTHIRTHTGEKPFACDICGRKFARSDERKRHTKIHLRQKDKKADKSVVASSATSSLSSYPSPVATSYPSPVTTSYPSPATTSYPSPVPTSFSSPGSSTYPSPVHSGFPSPSVATTYSSVPPAFPAQVSSFPSSAVTNSFSASTGLSDMTATFSPRTIEIC from the exons ATGGCCGCGGCCAAGGCCGAGATGCAGCTGATGTCCCCGCTGCAGATCTCTGACCCGTTCGGATCCTTTCCTCACTCGCCCACCATGGACAACTACCCTAAGCTGGAGGAGATGATGCTGCTGAGCAACGGGGCTCCCCAGTTCCTCGGCGCCGCCGGGGCCCCAGAGGGCAGcggcagcaacagcagcagcagcagcagcggggGCGGTGGAGGCGGCGGGGGcggcagcaacagcagcagcagcagcagcagcaccttcAACCCTCAGGCGGACACGGGCGAGCAGCCCTACGAGCACCTGACCGCAG agTCTTTTCCTGACATCTCTCTGAACAACGAGAAGGTGCTGGTGGAGACCAGTTACCCCAGCCAAACCACTCGACTGCCCCCCATCACCTATACTGGCCGCTTTTCCCTGGAGCCTGCACCCAACAGTGGCAACACCTTGTGGCCCGAGCCCCTCTTCAGCTTGGTCAGTGGCCTAGTGAGCATGACCAACCCACCGGCCTCCTCGTCCTCAGCACCATCTCCAgcggcctcctcctcctccgcctcccagagccCACCCCTGAGCTGCGCAGTGCCATCCAACGACAGCAGTCCCATTTACTCAGCGGCACCCACCTTCCCCACGCCGAACACTGACATTTTCCCTGAGCCACAAAGCCAGGCCTTCCCGGGCTCGGCAGGGACAGCGCTCCAGTACCCGCCTCCTGCCTACCCTGCCGCCAAGGGTGGCTTTCAGGTTCCCATGATCCCCGACTACCTGTTTCCACAGCAGCAGGGGGATCTGGGCCTGGGCACCCCAGACCAGAAGCCCTTCCAGGGCCTGGAGAGCCGCACCCAGCAGCCTTCGCTAACCCCTCTGTCTACTATCAAGGCCTTTGCCACTCAGTCGGGCTCCCAGGACCTGAAGGCCCTCAATACCAGCTACCAGTCCCAGCTCATCAAACCCAGCCGCATGCGCAAGTACCCCAACCGGCCCAGCAAGACGCCCCCCCACGAACGCCCTTACGCTTGCCCAGTGGAGTCCTGTGATCGCCGCTTCTCCCGCTCCGACGAGCTCACCCGCCACATCCGCATCCACACAGGCCAGAAGCCCTTCCAGTGCCGCATCTGCATGCGCAACTTCAGCCGCAGCGACCACCTCACCACCCACATCCGCACCCACACAGGCGAAAAGCCCTTCGCCTGCGACATCTGTGGGAGAAAGTTTGCCAGGAGCGATGAACGCAAGAGGCATACCAAGATCCACTTGCGGCAGAAGGACAAGAAAGCAGACAAAAGTGTTGTGGCCTCTTcggccacctcctctctctcttcctaccCATCCCCGGTTGCTACCTCTTACCCGTCCCCGGTTACTACCTCTTATCCATCCCCGGCCACCACCTCATACCCATCCCCTGTGcccacctccttctcctctcccggCTCCTCGACCTACCCATCCCCTGTGCACAGTGGCTTCCCCTCCCCGTCGGTGGCCACCACGTACTCCTCTGTTCCCCCTGCTTTCCCGGCCCAGGTCAGCAGCTTCCCTTCCTCAGCTGTCACCAACTCCTTCAGCGCCTCCACAGGGCTTTCGGACATGACAGCAACCTTTTCTCCCAGGACAATTGAAATTTGCtaa